In Actinomadura citrea, a single window of DNA contains:
- a CDS encoding NAD(P)/FAD-dependent oxidoreductase, with amino-acid sequence MERVIVVGGGLAGVRAVEALRSKGYEGALTLVSAERHRPYDRPPLSKAVLAGESDDTTVDADWDALRCELLLGERATGLRLDEPGRGGTVESTAGDLPFDGLVIATGAAPITLPGEGRQHVLRTIDEARDLRARLTAGARIVIVGAGWIGAEVATTAARRGCAVTVVEAADTPLAGAIGPEVGALTAPWYAEAGVELRTGVKVAEVRDGGLALAGGGRVDADEVVVGVGVRPVLSWLEGSGLLLERGVVTDGSFRTYMGEEDTGALRPDVVAVGDCAAWWSHRYGRRLLVEHWDTALNAPEVAAAALLGRDAVYDAAPYFWSEQFGRMVQYAGDHSASERLVRRGDPSDPRWAVAWLTGDRLDAILTVGRPRDLVQARRVIAAGTPVDPEAIADPDVPVRQAVRAERSAGT; translated from the coding sequence ATGGAGAGGGTCATCGTCGTGGGTGGCGGGCTGGCCGGCGTGCGCGCCGTGGAGGCCCTGCGGAGCAAGGGGTACGAGGGTGCGCTGACCCTCGTGTCGGCGGAGCGGCACCGGCCCTACGACCGGCCGCCGCTGTCGAAGGCCGTCCTCGCGGGCGAGTCCGACGACACGACCGTCGACGCCGACTGGGACGCGCTGCGCTGCGAGCTGCTGCTCGGCGAGCGCGCCACCGGCCTGCGGCTGGACGAGCCCGGACGGGGCGGAACGGTGGAGTCCACGGCGGGCGACCTGCCCTTCGACGGGCTCGTGATCGCGACCGGCGCCGCCCCGATCACGCTGCCGGGAGAGGGGCGCCAGCACGTGCTGCGCACGATCGACGAGGCGCGCGACCTGCGCGCCCGGCTCACCGCGGGCGCCCGCATCGTGATCGTCGGGGCGGGCTGGATCGGCGCCGAGGTCGCCACCACCGCGGCCCGCCGGGGCTGCGCGGTCACCGTCGTGGAGGCGGCCGACACCCCGCTGGCGGGCGCGATCGGGCCCGAGGTCGGCGCGCTCACCGCCCCCTGGTACGCCGAGGCCGGCGTCGAACTGCGGACCGGGGTCAAGGTCGCGGAGGTGCGCGACGGGGGCCTCGCCCTCGCCGGCGGCGGCCGCGTCGACGCCGACGAGGTGGTCGTCGGCGTCGGGGTGCGGCCCGTCCTGTCGTGGCTGGAGGGCTCCGGGCTGCTGCTGGAGCGCGGCGTCGTCACCGACGGCTCGTTCCGGACCTACATGGGCGAGGAGGACACCGGGGCGCTGCGTCCGGACGTCGTGGCGGTCGGCGACTGCGCCGCCTGGTGGTCGCACCGCTACGGGCGGCGGCTCCTCGTCGAGCACTGGGACACCGCGCTGAACGCCCCCGAGGTCGCCGCCGCGGCCCTCCTCGGCCGGGACGCCGTGTACGACGCCGCCCCGTACTTCTGGTCGGAGCAGTTCGGGCGCATGGTCCAGTACGCGGGCGACCACTCGGCGTCCGAGCGGCTCGTGCGCAGGGGCGACCCGTCCGACCCCAGGTGGGCGGTGGCGTGGCTGACCGGCGACCGCCTCGACGCGATCCTCACCGTCGGCCGGCCCCGCGACCTGGTGCAGGCGAGGCGTGTGATCGCCGCCGGGACGCCGGTGGATCCGGAGGCGATCGCCGACCCGGACGTCCCCGTCCGGCAGGCTGTTCGCGCAGAGCGATCGGCGGGGACGTAA
- a CDS encoding helix-turn-helix domain-containing protein, producing the protein MHATVDSALDPRTDALAGEWLTLGETAERLGIRPNRIKQLIHEHRILAVRRGGEPMVPAAFIKDGQVIKGLPGTLTLLSDAGFDDAETIRWLFTADDTLPGTPVDALTENRGTEVRRRAQALAF; encoded by the coding sequence ATGCACGCAACCGTTGACAGCGCACTGGACCCCCGCACCGACGCCCTGGCCGGCGAGTGGCTCACCCTCGGGGAGACCGCCGAGAGACTCGGGATCAGGCCCAACCGGATCAAGCAGCTCATCCACGAGCACCGCATCCTCGCGGTGCGCCGCGGCGGGGAGCCGATGGTGCCCGCGGCCTTCATCAAGGACGGCCAGGTCATCAAGGGTCTTCCCGGTACCCTGACCCTCCTGTCGGACGCCGGCTTCGACGACGCCGAGACGATCCGGTGGCTGTTCACGGCCGACGACACGCTGCCGGGGACGCCGGTGGACGCGCTCACCGAGAACCGGGGGACCGAGGTCCGCCGCCGCGCCCAGGCGCTCGCCTTCTAG
- the thiE gene encoding thiamine phosphate synthase: MSRHLPTERAVALRARLSRARLYLCTDARERQGDLPAFLDAVLAGGVDLVQLRQKGLEARQETAYLEVFRAACERHGALLAVNDRADIAHAVGADVLHLGQDDLPVPAAREIVGGDMLIGRSTHSGEQASAAAAEPGADYFCAGPVWPTPTKPGRPAPGPKLLEYVAAQRVARPWFAIGGIDLGNLDEVLAAGAERVVVVRAITEADDPGAAAARFARRLAARPLGTG, translated from the coding sequence GTGTCCAGGCACCTCCCCACCGAGCGCGCCGTCGCGCTGCGCGCCCGGCTGAGCCGAGCCCGCCTCTACCTCTGCACGGACGCGCGCGAGCGCCAGGGCGACCTGCCGGCCTTCCTCGACGCCGTGCTCGCGGGCGGCGTCGACCTCGTCCAGCTCCGCCAGAAGGGTCTGGAGGCCCGGCAGGAGACGGCCTACCTGGAGGTGTTCCGGGCGGCGTGCGAGCGGCACGGGGCGCTGCTGGCCGTCAACGACCGGGCCGACATCGCGCACGCGGTCGGCGCCGACGTGCTGCACCTCGGCCAGGACGACCTGCCGGTGCCCGCCGCCCGCGAGATCGTCGGCGGCGACATGCTGATCGGCCGGTCGACGCACTCCGGCGAGCAGGCGTCGGCGGCGGCCGCCGAGCCCGGCGCCGACTACTTCTGCGCGGGCCCGGTGTGGCCCACGCCGACCAAGCCCGGCCGCCCCGCCCCCGGCCCGAAGCTGCTGGAGTACGTCGCGGCGCAGCGCGTCGCGCGGCCCTGGTTCGCGATCGGCGGCATCGACCTCGGCAACCTGGACGAGGTCCTCGCCGCGGGCGCGGAGCGCGTCGTGGTGGTCCGGGCGATCACCGAGGCCGACGATCCGGGCGCCGCCGCGGCGCGCTTCGCGCGCCGGCTGGCCGCCCGGCCGCTGGGCACCGGCTGA
- a CDS encoding serine/threonine-protein kinase: MPHDTSRGRTDPHPPRSSSPRPGRAARAGQPHGAHAGRPAKAHPGPGRVPARPAHGRDHRAGAPLGPDDPCGLGVYTLLGRLGEGGQGVVYLGRDGDGGLVTVKLLRGGVAAGQRARSRFAKEADAALRVSGRHTARVLDADMTGDRPYIVSEFVEGPSLQHVVADRGPLSPPRLRKLALRTAAALAAIHRAGIVHRDFKPGNVLLGPDGAKVIDFGIARTADATPLTTGPVGTPAYMAPEQIEDEPVGPPADVFAWGAAMVFAATGRPPFGTGPSAAVMRRVTSRKPDLGDMQGPLRELAARCLDKNPAARPTASQIVRALREGQAPAPKPRPTRIPRYRWRMMVALGAVVAAGFLLGVLT; this comes from the coding sequence GTGCCGCACGACACCTCCCGCGGGAGGACGGACCCCCATCCCCCGCGATCCTCTTCCCCCCGCCCCGGCCGCGCCGCCCGCGCCGGCCAGCCCCACGGCGCGCACGCCGGCCGCCCGGCCAAGGCGCACCCGGGGCCGGGCCGCGTCCCGGCCCGGCCCGCGCACGGCCGCGACCACCGGGCCGGCGCCCCGCTCGGCCCCGACGACCCGTGCGGCCTCGGCGTCTACACGCTGCTCGGGCGGCTCGGCGAGGGCGGCCAAGGCGTCGTCTACCTCGGCCGGGACGGCGACGGCGGTCTCGTCACCGTCAAGCTGCTGCGCGGCGGCGTGGCGGCCGGGCAGCGGGCGCGCAGCCGCTTCGCCAAGGAGGCGGACGCGGCCCTGCGGGTGTCCGGGCGGCACACCGCGCGCGTCCTGGACGCCGACATGACCGGCGACCGCCCCTACATCGTCAGCGAGTTCGTCGAGGGGCCCTCGCTCCAGCACGTCGTCGCCGACCGCGGCCCGCTCTCCCCGCCGCGGCTCCGCAAGCTCGCGCTGCGGACCGCCGCCGCGCTGGCGGCGATCCACCGCGCCGGGATCGTGCACCGCGACTTCAAGCCCGGCAACGTGCTGCTCGGCCCGGACGGCGCCAAGGTCATCGACTTCGGCATCGCCCGCACCGCCGACGCGACCCCGCTGACCACCGGCCCGGTCGGGACGCCCGCCTACATGGCGCCCGAGCAGATCGAGGACGAGCCGGTCGGGCCGCCCGCCGACGTGTTCGCGTGGGGCGCCGCGATGGTGTTCGCCGCGACGGGGCGCCCGCCGTTCGGCACCGGGCCGAGCGCGGCCGTCATGCGGCGCGTGACGTCCCGCAAGCCCGACCTCGGCGACATGCAGGGCCCGCTGCGCGAGCTCGCGGCCCGCTGCCTGGACAAGAACCCCGCCGCGCGCCCGACCGCGTCGCAGATCGTCCGGGCGCTGCGGGAGGGCCAGGCCCCGGCGCCGAAGCCGCGCCCGACACGGATCCCGCGCTACCGGTGGCGGATGATGGTCGCGCTCGGCGCCGTCGTGGCGGCCGGGTTCCTCCTCGGCGTCCTGACCTGA
- a CDS encoding beta-glucosidase family protein, giving the protein MRPGRGLPAALAVASALALTAVVTAASAPGEARAAAGRCGDLARRPWCDAALAPDRRAALLLPRMTDDEKISMLASDDPLGGPLGGFSENAHADTADGIDRLGIPPVRMADGPAGVRQGTATALPAPIALAAAFDPEAARLYGGTVAWEARHRGNDLVFGPTVDVLRTPRNGRTFEGFGEDPYLSATLGVPWIRGAQAQGVMTSVKHMAVYTQETDRLSLGMNVDPRTLREIYLPPFEAAVKDAGTATVMCGFGKLNGRWACQDDAVLNGILRSEWGFTGFVPSDHTAVQDAAGAANGGLDMELPFGMKYNAFLLKLAVAQKKVTQAAIDAHVRAVLRTMFRFGVFDRQAYPNDLGRADRTASRNAARVVEEGGITLLKNDGVLPLRAPGSIALIGRAARQSPSGFGSAKVVPFATVSAQDGISRRAGSGTRVTYHDGDDRGGAAATARAADLAIVFATDSQGEFFDKSCLTLRCGEPLRGDQDGLISEVAKANPNTVVVLNTGGPVLTPWAGQVRGIVEAWYPGQEAGDALARVLYGDVDPGGRLPVTFPANENDAPASGNPAQYPGLDKNTTFSEGVMVGYRHYNAKGIAPRFPFGHGLSYTTFAYSGLVATSKSVQVTVTNTGRRAGVAVPQLYIGMPSPGAEVPQPPKQLKGYAKVALAPGRSAKVTFPLSSRSFAYWNEVAKAWKVAAGCYKIMVGESSRRIVGSAALGACR; this is encoded by the coding sequence ATGAGGCCGGGGCGCGGGCTGCCGGCGGCGCTCGCGGTCGCCTCCGCGCTGGCCCTGACGGCGGTGGTGACCGCGGCGTCCGCGCCCGGCGAGGCGCGGGCGGCGGCCGGGCGCTGCGGCGACCTGGCCCGGCGGCCGTGGTGCGACGCCGCGCTGGCGCCCGACCGGCGGGCGGCGCTGCTGCTGCCGCGGATGACCGACGACGAGAAGATCTCGATGCTCGCGTCGGACGATCCGCTCGGCGGGCCGCTCGGCGGTTTCTCCGAGAACGCGCACGCCGACACCGCCGACGGGATCGACCGGCTCGGCATCCCGCCGGTCCGCATGGCCGACGGCCCGGCCGGCGTCCGGCAGGGCACGGCGACGGCGCTGCCCGCGCCGATCGCGCTCGCGGCGGCCTTCGACCCGGAGGCGGCCCGGCTGTACGGCGGGACGGTTGCGTGGGAGGCCAGGCACCGGGGCAACGACCTGGTCTTCGGCCCGACCGTGGACGTCCTGCGCACGCCCCGCAACGGCCGGACGTTCGAGGGGTTCGGCGAGGACCCCTACCTGTCGGCGACCCTCGGCGTGCCGTGGATCCGGGGCGCGCAGGCGCAGGGCGTGATGACCTCGGTCAAGCACATGGCCGTCTACACGCAGGAGACCGACCGGCTGTCGCTCGGCATGAACGTCGACCCGCGCACGCTCCGCGAGATCTACCTGCCGCCGTTCGAGGCCGCGGTGAAGGACGCGGGCACCGCGACGGTGATGTGCGGGTTCGGCAAGCTGAACGGCCGGTGGGCCTGCCAGGACGACGCCGTCCTCAACGGGATCCTGCGGTCGGAGTGGGGGTTCACGGGGTTCGTCCCGTCCGACCACACCGCCGTGCAGGACGCCGCCGGCGCCGCCAACGGCGGGCTGGACATGGAACTGCCCTTCGGCATGAAGTACAACGCGTTCCTGCTGAAGCTGGCCGTCGCGCAGAAGAAGGTCACGCAGGCCGCCATCGACGCACACGTGCGCGCCGTCCTGCGGACGATGTTCAGGTTCGGGGTGTTCGACCGGCAGGCGTACCCCAACGACCTCGGCCGCGCCGACCGGACGGCGAGCCGGAACGCCGCCAGGGTCGTCGAGGAGGGCGGGATCACGCTGCTGAAGAACGACGGCGTCCTCCCGCTCCGGGCCCCGGGGTCGATCGCGCTGATCGGGCGGGCCGCGCGGCAGAGCCCGAGCGGCTTCGGCTCGGCGAAGGTCGTCCCGTTCGCGACCGTGAGCGCGCAGGACGGCATCTCCCGCCGCGCGGGCTCCGGAACCAGGGTGACCTACCACGACGGCGACGACCGCGGGGGCGCCGCCGCCACGGCCCGCGCCGCCGACCTCGCCATCGTGTTCGCGACCGACAGCCAGGGCGAGTTCTTCGACAAGTCGTGCCTGACGCTGCGATGCGGTGAGCCGCTCAGGGGCGACCAGGACGGCCTGATCTCCGAGGTCGCCAAGGCCAATCCCAACACGGTCGTCGTGCTGAACACGGGCGGGCCCGTGCTGACGCCCTGGGCGGGACAGGTGAGGGGCATCGTCGAAGCCTGGTATCCGGGTCAGGAGGCGGGGGACGCCTTGGCCCGCGTCCTGTACGGGGACGTGGACCCCGGCGGACGGCTTCCCGTGACGTTCCCCGCCAACGAGAACGACGCGCCCGCGTCCGGGAATCCGGCGCAGTACCCCGGTCTCGACAAGAACACCACGTTCTCCGAGGGCGTCATGGTCGGCTACCGGCACTACAACGCGAAGGGAATCGCGCCCCGGTTCCCGTTCGGGCACGGCCTGTCCTACACCACGTTCGCCTACAGCGGGCTGGTCGCGACCTCCAAGTCCGTGCAGGTGACCGTCACCAACACCGGTCGACGAGCCGGGGTCGCCGTGCCGCAGCTGTACATCGGCATGCCGTCGCCGGGCGCGGAGGTCCCGCAACCGCCCAAGCAGCTCAAGGGATACGCCAAGGTCGCCCTCGCGCCCGGGCGGAGCGCGAAGGTGACGTTCCCGCTGTCGTCGCGCTCGTTCGCCTACTGGAACGAGGTGGCGAAGGCGTGGAAGGTCGCCGCCGGCTGCTACAAGATCATGGTGGGCGAGTCGTCCCGGCGGATCGTCGGCTCCGCGGCACTCGGGGCGTGCCGCTGA
- a CDS encoding carboxymuconolactone decarboxylase family protein → MCADTPGDRVPRFDPLPEEEWDDVVRAVTETIGPLNVITTLARHPELFRSWIGFGSMLLMNGTLGARDRELAILRTAHHRSCAYEWDHHRRVALDAGLTEDEIAALREDPDGHGWSDDDRMVLAAADELHESGTVSDATWTELATRFGEHELIELVMLIGHYHMVAFTLNALRVQNEDDGRHEDQVPREEGAGG, encoded by the coding sequence ATGTGCGCCGACACCCCAGGAGACCGCGTCCCGCGCTTCGACCCGCTCCCCGAGGAGGAGTGGGACGACGTGGTCAGGGCCGTGACCGAGACGATCGGGCCCCTCAACGTCATCACCACGCTCGCCCGGCACCCGGAGCTGTTCCGGTCGTGGATCGGGTTCGGCTCGATGCTGCTGATGAACGGGACGCTGGGCGCCCGCGACCGCGAGCTGGCGATCCTGCGCACGGCGCACCACCGGTCCTGCGCGTACGAGTGGGACCACCACCGCCGGGTCGCGCTGGACGCGGGGCTCACCGAGGACGAGATCGCCGCACTCCGCGAGGATCCGGACGGGCACGGCTGGAGCGACGACGACCGCATGGTGCTGGCCGCCGCGGACGAGCTGCACGAGAGCGGCACGGTCAGCGACGCGACGTGGACGGAGCTGGCCACGCGCTTCGGGGAGCACGAGCTGATCGAGCTGGTGATGCTGATCGGCCACTACCACATGGTCGCCTTCACGCTGAACGCCCTGCGCGTCCAGAACGAGGATGACGGCCGGCACGAGGATCAGGTTCCGCGCGAGGAGGGGGCGGGCGGATGA
- a CDS encoding polyprenyl synthetase family protein, producing the protein MSTTRIRKEVDEALLAFVDLRRPALRAISEDLAPLLSALDALLGGGKRLRPAFCYWGWRAAGGEDGPGIVAAAASLELLQASALIHDDVMDSSDTRRGQPSAHRRFEALHRAQAWPGDAESFGGGAAILLGDLCLAWSGEMFETSGLDGASRLRGRAVYDLMRTEVMCGQYLDMLEGARRQANVATALRVVEYKSAKYTIERPLHLGAALAGARPDVAAALTGYGLPLGIAFQLRDDVLGVFGDPAETGKPAGDDLREGKRTVLVALTLERASAAQAAALERRLGDPALDRPGVDELRAIIEETGGLAACEAMIERYLREAEKALRAAPVTAGAREALAELAVAATTRST; encoded by the coding sequence ATGTCGACCACCCGGATCCGCAAGGAGGTCGACGAGGCGCTGCTGGCCTTCGTCGACCTCCGGCGCCCCGCGCTGCGCGCCATCAGCGAGGACCTCGCACCGCTGCTGTCGGCCCTGGACGCCCTGCTCGGCGGCGGGAAGCGGCTGCGGCCGGCGTTCTGCTACTGGGGGTGGCGCGCGGCGGGCGGCGAGGACGGGCCCGGCATCGTGGCCGCCGCCGCGTCCCTGGAGCTGCTCCAGGCGAGCGCGCTGATCCACGACGACGTGATGGACTCCAGCGACACCCGGCGCGGCCAGCCGTCCGCCCACCGGCGCTTCGAGGCGCTGCACCGCGCGCAGGCGTGGCCGGGCGACGCCGAGTCCTTCGGCGGCGGCGCCGCCATCCTGCTCGGCGACCTGTGCCTGGCCTGGTCGGGCGAGATGTTCGAGACCTCCGGGCTGGACGGCGCGAGCAGGCTGCGCGGCCGGGCGGTCTACGACCTCATGCGCACCGAGGTCATGTGCGGCCAGTACCTCGACATGCTGGAGGGGGCGCGCCGCCAGGCGAACGTCGCGACGGCGCTGCGCGTGGTGGAGTACAAGAGCGCCAAGTACACGATCGAGCGCCCGCTGCACCTCGGCGCGGCCCTGGCCGGGGCCCGTCCCGACGTGGCGGCCGCGCTCACCGGCTACGGTCTGCCGCTCGGCATCGCCTTCCAGCTCCGCGACGACGTGCTGGGCGTGTTCGGCGACCCGGCCGAGACCGGCAAGCCCGCCGGCGACGACCTGCGCGAGGGCAAGCGGACCGTCCTGGTCGCGCTCACCTTGGAACGTGCCTCCGCGGCCCAGGCCGCGGCGCTGGAGCGCCGGCTCGGCGACCCGGCGCTGGACCGCCCCGGCGTGGACGAGCTGCGCGCCATCATCGAGGAGACCGGGGGCCTCGCCGCGTGCGAGGCCATGATCGAGCGCTACCTGCGCGAGGCGGAGAAGGCCCTGCGGGCGGCCCCCGTCACCGCCGGTGCCCGGGAGGCGCTGGCGGAGCTCGCGGTGGCGGCCACCACGCGCAGCACGTGA
- the metF gene encoding methylenetetrahydrofolate reductase [NAD(P)H], which translates to MRRVRPDRPPTVRELLASGERSFSFEFFPPKTDKGARNLWRTIRELESLHPTFVSVTYGAGGGTRDTTVDIVERIATDTTLTPVAHFTAVNHSQAELRNLIGRFAAVGVRNVLALRGDPPGDPMGEWVKHPDGVEYAAELVRMIRSYGDFSVGVAAFPYKHPRSRDIESDTRHFVAKCRAGADYAITQMFFRAEDYFRLRDRVDAAGCDVPILPGIMPVTRLSTIERSEQLSGAPFPPEVRARFEAVADDPEAVRRLGIEHAAELCCELLDQGAPGIHFITFNQSTATREVYSLLDGAGYGARGSVPPITA; encoded by the coding sequence ATGCGACGCGTACGCCCCGACAGGCCCCCCACCGTCCGAGAACTGCTCGCTTCGGGCGAGCGCTCGTTCTCGTTCGAGTTCTTCCCGCCCAAGACCGACAAGGGCGCGCGGAACCTGTGGCGTACGATCCGCGAGCTGGAGTCCCTGCACCCGACGTTCGTGTCCGTCACCTACGGCGCGGGCGGCGGCACCCGCGACACGACCGTCGACATCGTCGAGCGCATCGCCACCGACACCACCCTCACGCCGGTCGCGCACTTCACCGCCGTGAACCACTCGCAGGCCGAGCTCCGCAACCTGATCGGCCGGTTCGCCGCCGTCGGCGTCCGCAACGTGCTGGCGCTGCGCGGCGACCCGCCCGGCGACCCGATGGGGGAGTGGGTCAAGCACCCGGACGGCGTCGAGTACGCCGCCGAACTGGTCCGGATGATCCGCTCCTACGGCGACTTCAGCGTCGGCGTCGCCGCGTTCCCCTACAAGCACCCGCGCTCGCGCGACATCGAGAGCGACACCCGCCACTTCGTGGCCAAGTGCCGGGCCGGCGCCGACTACGCGATCACCCAGATGTTCTTCCGCGCCGAGGACTACTTCCGGCTGCGCGACCGCGTCGACGCCGCCGGCTGCGACGTGCCGATCCTGCCCGGCATCATGCCGGTCACCCGGCTCAGCACGATCGAGCGGTCCGAGCAGCTGTCGGGCGCGCCGTTCCCGCCCGAGGTCAGGGCCCGCTTCGAGGCCGTCGCCGACGACCCGGAGGCCGTCCGCCGGCTCGGCATCGAGCACGCGGCCGAGCTGTGCTGCGAACTGCTCGACCAGGGCGCGCCGGGCATCCACTTCATCACGTTCAACCAGTCCACGGCGACGCGCGAGGTCTACTCGCTGCTGGACGGCGCCGGGTACGGCGCCAGGGGCAGCGTCCCGCCCATCACCGCGTAG
- a CDS encoding GNAT family N-acetyltransferase — translation MRDPKLREIDERAFLRRLSPMLDVYAAAMEPPNEQLPGRHTIMERHASYPGFRACVVERRGALPVMPAPVQGFAYGFHGARGQWWHDVVHQALSDREGPEHADSWLENAFEVAELHVHPQAQGRGLGRALLTALCNGRPERTVVLSTLDRRPDTPARTLYRSVGMVDLLTDFEFPGGGPRYAVMGGTLPLAPYPAPSSSE, via the coding sequence GTGAGGGACCCGAAGCTGCGCGAGATCGACGAACGTGCCTTCCTACGCAGGCTGAGCCCCATGCTGGACGTGTACGCGGCCGCGATGGAGCCGCCGAACGAGCAGCTCCCGGGCCGGCACACCATCATGGAGCGGCATGCCTCGTATCCGGGGTTCCGCGCGTGCGTGGTCGAGCGGCGCGGAGCGCTGCCCGTCATGCCGGCGCCCGTCCAGGGGTTCGCCTACGGATTCCACGGGGCGCGCGGCCAGTGGTGGCACGACGTCGTCCACCAGGCGCTGTCCGACCGGGAGGGGCCCGAGCACGCCGACTCGTGGCTGGAGAACGCCTTCGAGGTCGCCGAACTGCACGTCCATCCGCAGGCGCAGGGCAGGGGCCTCGGCCGGGCCCTGCTCACCGCGCTCTGCAACGGGCGGCCGGAGCGGACGGTCGTGCTGTCGACGCTCGACAGGAGGCCGGACACCCCGGCGCGCACCCTCTACCGTTCGGTCGGCATGGTCGACCTGCTGACCGACTTCGAGTTCCCGGGCGGCGGACCCCGCTACGCGGTGATGGGCGGGACGCTGCCCCTGGCGCCGTACCCGGCGCCGTCCAGCAGCGAGTAG
- a CDS encoding arsenate reductase family protein, which yields MELWHNPRCSKSRAAKAALDEAGVRYTERRYLDEPPTAQELDDVLTRIGAEPWDVARLNEPVAKELGLRDLERDRARWIEVMVANPVLIQRPIVVADETAVVARDAESVGRALDSQ from the coding sequence ATGGAACTCTGGCACAACCCGCGCTGCTCGAAGAGCCGCGCCGCCAAGGCCGCGCTGGACGAGGCCGGCGTGCGGTACACCGAGCGCCGCTACCTGGACGAGCCGCCCACGGCGCAGGAGTTGGACGATGTCCTCACCCGGATCGGCGCCGAGCCGTGGGACGTGGCGCGGCTGAACGAGCCGGTCGCCAAGGAGCTCGGGCTCAGGGACCTCGAACGCGACCGGGCCCGCTGGATCGAGGTCATGGTGGCGAACCCGGTGCTGATCCAGCGTCCGATCGTCGTGGCGGACGAGACCGCCGTCGTGGCGCGCGATGCCGAATCGGTGGGCAGGGCACTCGACAGCCAGTGA
- a CDS encoding YbaK/EbsC family protein — translation MHPNAEIVAKALLDLGAAGAIVELPDSARTAQAAAEQLGCEVGAIANSLVFDADGSPLLVMTSGAHRVDTVKVAALVGAAKVRRASPEFVREATGQPIGGVAPVGHPEPIRTLVDIWLERYDEVWAAGGHPHTVFPTSYGELLRITGGAPAEVE, via the coding sequence ATGCATCCGAATGCCGAAATCGTCGCGAAGGCTCTGCTCGACCTGGGCGCGGCGGGAGCGATCGTCGAGCTGCCCGACTCCGCGAGGACGGCGCAGGCCGCGGCCGAGCAGCTCGGCTGCGAGGTCGGCGCGATCGCCAACAGCCTGGTGTTCGACGCCGACGGGTCGCCGCTGCTGGTGATGACCAGCGGCGCGCACCGCGTCGACACGGTGAAGGTCGCGGCGCTGGTGGGCGCGGCGAAGGTGCGGCGGGCGTCGCCGGAGTTCGTCCGGGAGGCGACCGGCCAGCCGATCGGGGGCGTCGCGCCGGTCGGCCATCCGGAGCCGATCCGCACACTGGTGGACATCTGGCTGGAAAGGTACGACGAGGTGTGGGCGGCGGGCGGGCACCCGCACACCGTCTTCCCCACGTCGTACGGCGAGCTGCTGAGGATCACCGGGGGAGCCCCGGCGGAGGTGGAGTGA
- a CDS encoding L,D-transpeptidase family protein, which produces MRGRAIDVRKSAVLLIGAVVLTGCNDIDAAGSAPSKEAPKGTPSKAPATPTPSPGHRKLKPGAKGPDVQALQRRLKALHYDPGKADGKYGPSTQTAVWAFQAVNRLKQKSTLSASFWKALDAPKEPRPVAEKREKNRVDVDLKRQYLVLYKSGSPRLITHVSSGSGEYYCAKDRGATVARCRYATTGTGDFRTGRRASGWETSPLGQLYNPIYFNGGIAFHGALDVPMHPASHGCVRMPMHIARYFPDEVGTGVPVHVRRPR; this is translated from the coding sequence ATGCGAGGGAGAGCGATCGACGTGCGGAAGAGCGCGGTTCTGCTGATCGGGGCCGTCGTCCTGACGGGCTGCAACGACATCGACGCGGCGGGGTCCGCCCCGTCGAAGGAGGCGCCGAAGGGGACGCCGTCCAAGGCGCCGGCGACGCCCACACCGAGCCCCGGGCACCGCAAACTGAAACCGGGCGCCAAGGGGCCCGACGTCCAGGCGCTCCAGCGGCGCCTCAAGGCATTGCACTACGACCCCGGAAAAGCGGACGGGAAGTACGGGCCGTCCACGCAGACGGCCGTGTGGGCGTTCCAGGCGGTGAACCGTCTCAAGCAGAAGAGCACCCTTTCCGCCTCGTTCTGGAAGGCCCTGGACGCTCCCAAGGAGCCGCGGCCGGTGGCCGAGAAGCGCGAGAAGAACCGCGTCGACGTGGATCTGAAGCGCCAGTACCTCGTCCTCTACAAGAGCGGCAGCCCGCGGCTCATCACGCACGTGTCGTCGGGTTCGGGGGAGTACTACTGCGCCAAGGACCGGGGCGCGACCGTCGCGCGCTGCCGCTACGCCACGACCGGCACGGGCGACTTCCGGACGGGACGCCGCGCCTCCGGCTGGGAGACCTCGCCGCTGGGGCAGCTCTACAACCCCATCTACTTCAACGGCGGCATCGCGTTCCACGGCGCCCTGGACGTGCCCATGCACCCCGCCTCGCACGGCTGCGTCCGCATGCCGATGCACATCGCCCGGTACTTCCCGGACGAGGTCGGCACGGGCGTCCCCGTGCATGTCAGGCGGCCTCGCTAG